TGCGCGAACAGCCGCTCCATCATCGGCTCGAAGAAGCTCAGCGGCAGGGTGTCGTACGCCGGGTCGAACGCCGCCGCATCATATTTGGCACAGAACTCGATGGTCGCCTGGTACTGCGGGTGGTCGCTGAATTGCTCGCGCAGATGCCGGTCCATGCCCAGGTGATGGAAGAAATAATAGCCCTGGAAAATCCCGTGTTTCTCCACCATCCACAGATTGTCGGCGCTGACGAACGGCTTGAGAATCGCCGCCGCGATATCCGGGTGGTTGTAGGAGCCCAGGGTGTCGCCGATGTCGTGCAGCAGCGCGCAGACCACGTATTCTTCATCACGGCCGTCGCGCCAGGCGCGGCTGGCGGTTTGCAGGGAGTGGGTCAGGCGATCCACCGGGAAGCCGCCAAAGTCACCCTCCAGCAACTTCAGGTGCGCCAGGATCCTTGCCGGCAACTGTCGGGCGTAGGCGCTGAAGTCTGCGGCGATGATCGCCCAGTCTTCCTGGGTGCCGTCCTGCATGTGGGTGAAACGGGCATTGGCATTCATCAGCGATCCTCTTGTTCTGCAGGGCAGGGATTTCCGGTTAGAACGGCACGCGGCCCAGGATCATGTCCCGGTACATCACAAAGTCGCCTAGCAGGCTGTAGAACGGATGCTGGAAGGTGGCCGGGCGGTTCTTCTCGAAGAAAAAATGCCCGACCCAGGCAAAGCTGTAGCCGGCCAGCGGCAGGGCCAGCAGCCACGCCCAGGCGCCATGGCCGATGGTCAGGACCACGATCAACAGCACCAGCGTCGTGCCAACAAAGTGCAACCGACGACAGGTACTGTTGCTGTGCTCGCTCAGGTAATACGGGTAAAACTCGGCAAAGCTGTTGAAATGTTTGACGTTTTCCACGACTGCGATCTCTGTGGTTATTGTTATGACTGCAAGTTGTTCTGCGGGGAGCTTATTTGAGTCTAGAGTGATCAATGGCATCAGCCAGTGACAATAGGCGCCACTTTAGTATCCTTCGGTAATTGGCCGTAGCATGCGGCTCATCATGTAAGTACACGCCATGAGCGAAAGAACGACTTCTGCAAGCTGGGCGATGGGGATTGTCAAAGCACTGGAAATGGACGGCCTGGATTGCAAGGTTCTGTTCAAACAGCTGGGGCTCGACTATGCGTTGCTCGAAGATCCGGACGCGCGCTTCCCGCAGGACTCCATGACACGCCTGTGGCAGCGCGCCGTCGAGCTGTCGGGCAACCCGGCGATCGGCCTGAACATGGGCAAGGTGGTGCGACCGGCCTCCTTCCACGTGGCCGGTTATGCCTTGATGTCCAGCCAGACCCTGGCCGAAGGCTTCAAGCGGCTGGTGCGCTATCAGCGCATCATCGCCGAAAGCGCCGACCTGAGTTTCCGTCTGCTGGACGAGGGTTACGCGCTGATCCTGACCGTCCACGGTGACCATCTGCCACCGACCCGACAGAGCGCCGAAGCATCGCTGGCCTGTGCACTGGCGCTGTGCGGCTGGCTGAGCGGGCGAACCCTGCACCCGCGCAAGGTGCTGGTGCAGGGCGCGGAACCTGCCGATCTTGCGCCCTACCGGCAGGCGTTCCACGCGCCGCTGGAGTTCAACGCACCCTATGACGCGCTGATTTTCGAACGGGCCGACATGGAGGCGCCGTTGCCAACCGCCAACGAAGCCATGGCGCTGTTGCACGACCGGTTTGCCGGGGAGTATCTGGCGCGGTTCTCCGAAAGCCGCGTGACCCACAAGGCCCGTCAGGTGCTCTGCCGCCTGCTGCCCCAGGGTGAACCCAAGCGCGATACCGTGGCGCAGACGCTGCACCTGTCGCAGCGAACCTTGCAGCGACGGCTCCAGGAAGAGGGCACCAGCTTCCAGACCCTGCTCGATGACACCCGCCGCGAACTGGCCGAGCAATACCTCGCGCAGCCGACCATGACCCTGCTGGAAATTGCCTACCTGCTGGGCTTTGCCGACCCGAGCAACTTCTTTCGAGCGTTCCGCCGCTGGTTCGACACCACGCCCGGCGAGTACCGGGTGCGGCTGGCGGAAGCGCCGAACCGGGTCAGTGACGCCAGAACGCCGGAATACACAGCACGAACACCGTAATGATCTCCAGGCGGCCAAGCAGCATGCCGAACGAGAGAATCCACTTGGCCGCATCCGGCAGGCTGGCGAAGTTGCCGGCCGGGCCGATGGTTTCGCCCAGCCCCGGACCGACGCCGGACACGGTACTGGCCGCGCCCGTCAGGGCGGTCATCCAGTCGACGCCGAGCAGCGACAGCAGCAGGGCGATCACGCAGATGGTGATGGCGAAGAAAAACGAAAAGGTCAGGATCGAACGCACGATCTCTTCGTCGAGACGGTGGCCGTTGTACTTCTGCTTGATCACCGCACGCGGGTGAATCAGCTGGTTAAGGTTGGCCTTGAGCAGGATGTAGGCGACCTGGAAGCGGAAAATCTTGATCCCGCCCGCCGTCGAGCCTGAGCAGCCGCCGACGAAACCCAGGTAGAAGAACAGCATCAGCGAGAAATTGCCCCAGAGGCTGTAGTCCCCGAGCGCGAAACCGGTGGTGGTCACCACCGAGGTCACGTTCAGCGCCACGTGGCGCAAAGCGTCCAGCCAGTGTAGTTGCGTCGTCCACCAGTACCAGGTGCCGAGCACCAGCCAGGTCACCAGCAACATGCCGAGCAAGCCCTGCACCTGTTGATCCTTGATCAGTGCCTTGCGGTTGCCGCGCAGGGTGGCCACGTACAGGGTGAACGGCAGGCTGCCCAGGATCATGATGACGATCGCCACCCAGTGCACCGCCGGTTGTGTCCACTTGGCCAGGGACAGGTCGGAGGTGGAGAAGCCGCCGGTGGAAATCGCCGACATCGCATGGTTGATCGCGTCGAACGGGCTCATGCCGGCCCACCAGAAAGCCAGGCTGCCGAGAATGGTGATACCGACGTACGCCGCCACGATCAGCCGCGCCACCATGTGCGAACGGGGCATGACTTTTTCCGAGCGGTCCGACGACTCGGTCTGGAACAGGCGCATGCCACCGATACGCAGCAGCGGCAGAATCGCCACTGCCATGCCGATGAAGCCGATACCGCCGATCCAGTGCAGCAGCGAGCGCCACATCAGGATGCCCGGCGACATGCTGTCCAGGTGATTGAGCACTGTGGAACCGGTGGCTGTGATCCCGGACATGCTTTCGAAGAACGAGTCGGTGTAGCTGATGTGCTGGGTCAACAGGAACGGCAGCGCGGCGAAGATACACACCACCAGCCAGCTGCTGACCGTCAGCAGGTACATGTCCCGCGGACGCAGGTGCACGTGTTCGGGACGCCCGGGAATCACCAGTGCCAGGCCCGCCAGGAAGGTGATCATGCTCGACCAGAGGAACGATGGCATGTCGCTGGTGCGATCGAAGATGATCAGCGTGGCCATGGGCACGACCATGGCGACCGCCAGCGTGATCAGGAAGAGGCCGATGATGAAACCAATGGTTCGTAAAGTCGGCAACGCCATGAAGTCCGCTCGGGCTGAAAGGGGGAAGGGCGCCATTCTACCCATGGGGCAGGGCATGTAAACCGGCACTGCCGGACGCTTACCGCTAGAATAGCCGGACAATTTTTTCAGGAGGTGGCCGATGCAGGCTCTCGACGCTTTGCTCAACCGTGTTTCCGTTCCACGTTTGCTTGACCCGGCACCGACCGCCGAGCAGCGTGAAGTGCTGTTCAACGCGGCGATGCGCGCGCCGGACCACGGCCACTTGCAGCCCTGGCGCTTCCTCACCGTCGAAGGCGCGGCACGCGAGCAGATGGGCGAGTTGCTGGCCGAAGCGGCGAAGTTGCAGGACAGCGATGTGTCGGAAGCGGCGGTGGACAAGGCGCGCAACGGGCCATTGCGCGCGCCGCTGGTGGTCGTGGTGATCGCGTGCTTGCAGGATCACGTCAAGTATCCGAAGTCCGAGCAACTGCTGGCCGCCGGCTGCGCGGCCCATGGCATTCTGCTGGCGGCGTACGCGCAAGGTATCGGCGCAGTGTGGCGCACCGGTGACCTGGCGTACTCGCCGCACGTGGCCAAGGGCCTGGGGCTGGCCGAAGGCGAACAGGTGATTGCCTTCCTCTACCTCGGTACCCCGCAGAAAGAGCCGCGCGTGGCAGAGAAGGAAGACCTGACGAAGTTTGTCAGTGCGTGGTCGGGTAACTGACTGCCACCGCAATAAATCCTGTAGGAGTAGATCCTGTGGGAGTACCCCCTGTGGGAGCGAGCCTGCTCGCGATAGCGGTCTTTCAGTTGCAAATGCACTAGCTGACACATCGCTATCGCGAGCAGGCTCGCTCCCACAGGGGAAATCGCTGCGGTCGTGTTACGGCTGCGCCACCACCCCCGGCACCAACGGCAATTCCAGCGTCGCGACAAACCCGCCCTGCGGATGATTGGCCAGCACCAGGCTGCCGCCGTGCCGTTCCGCCGCGCGGCGGGCGATGGCCAGCCCCAGGCCGTGTCCTGCTGCCGTTTGCCCAGGCGCCCGGTAGAACGGTTCGCCCAGTTGATGCAAATGCTCGTCTTCCACCCCCGGCCCATGGTCGCGCACGCTGACGACGATGCGCTCCGCCTGGCGCTGCGCCTGGATTTCAATCGCCTGTCCCACCGGGTTGAAGCGCTGGGCATTGCGCAGCAGGTTGTCCACGGCGCGCTCGATCATGGTCGGCCAGCCCCTGAGATTGAGGTGGTCTTCGGCGTCCAGTTGCACGGTCTGTTCCGGCGAGCCCAGTTGTGCGTCCTTTTGCAGGGTATGGAGCAGGGCGTTGAGGTCCACCTCTTCAGCACTGGCGTTGTCGGCGTCGACCCGTGCCAGCACGAGGATTTCGCTGATCAGCGCTTCGAGTCGGTCACATTCGCGGGTCAGGCGCGGCCAGAGTTTTTCCCGTTCCTCGGGGTTCGAGCGTTCAGCCAGGGCCAGCGCAATGCGCAAGCGCGCCAGCGGTGAGCGCAGTTCATGGGACACGTCGCGCAGGAGCTGACGCTGGCTGCCGATCAGGCTTTGCAGGCGTGCGCCCATGCGGTTGAAATCGTTGGCCAGCACGCCGAACTCATCGCGTCGGTTGGCCAGTTTCACCAGGCTGTTCTGCTGGTAAGCGGTCTGCCCCAAGTCATGCACGGCACCGCGCAGGCGGCTCAGCGGGCGGGTGATGGACAGGGTCACCAGCAGGCTGAACAGGGTCAGCACCACCAGGGCGATGCCCAATGCGCTGAGGGGCCAGAGCAGGCTTTCCCGGTGCCACGCGTCCAGTTCCGGGTGGGGAATGCGGTAGATCAGCAGGTAGGTGTCACCGGTCTTGGCGCTGGTGTATTCGTCGGTCACGCGGCGCCACGGCAGGCGCCGGTCATCGTTGTTCTGGCGGGCTTCGAAGGCGGCGGCACGGCGCGGGAAGGTGCCGCGCACCACCGGATCACCGCTTTCGTTGAACACCTGGACGTCGATGTGGTACTGGCGTTTACGCTGTTCGAGGATGTCCTGAGCAGCCTCTTCGCCCTGGGCTTCGTAGGTTTGCGTCCATTCCTCGGCCAGGGTATTGAGGCCTGGATGGCGACTGAGGATCCAGGCGTCCTGGTTGAGCATGTGCCCGAGCAGAATGGACAGCCCGGCAACCAGGGCGATGGCCAGCCAGAAGCTGGCGAGGATACGCCAGAACAATGAACGCACAGAAAATCTCCAGGCAGACGATGATGAATGTGGCCCCCCTATTCACTTTGGGAGCGAGCCTGCTCGCGATAGCGGTGTGTCAGCTTGCAGAGGCTTAAGCTGACACACCGCTATCGCGAGCAGGCTCGCTCCCACAGTTTCAGGCGTTAGCCAAGAAAGCAAAAAAAACAAACCCGGCGGTATCAGCCGCCGGGTCCGGATTAACGCATTATTGCGCTTTTTGCGGTTGTTGCGCTTTCCAGGCCTTGAATTCGGCCCATTCGGCGCGGCGCTCAGCCTGTTTTTTCTGGATCTCGTCGAATTTCTTCTGTTGATCCGGTTTCAGCAGCGCCCGTACATCGGGCTCGGCTTTCTTGTGGTTGGCAGCCATCTCGTCCTTCATGGCTTTCTGGTCGGCTGGCGAGAGTTTCTCCAGGTACTTGTCGACCACTTCCTTACGCTGGTGCATCTGCTCGCCCATGATCTTGCGGATCTGCTCGCGCTGTTCGCGGCTCAGGTCCAGCTGGCTGTACGGGCCTTTACCGCGCATGTCGTGCATCTGTCCGCCGTGGCGTGGGCCGTCCAGCGGGCCACCCATGGGGCCGGCACCTTCAGGCATGGCCATGGCAACGGTAGGCAGGGCAGCAGCGAACATCAGGGCGATAAGAGTCTTGCGCATGGTGAATCTCCTTGTCTCGTTCCCGGTACGTTCCGGATGAGTTCAGATTACGGAGTTCAAGGTCAGCGGCAGTCAGCGGAGCGTAAAGCTTGGGTAAAGACGATTTCGCCGCGAGCTGACAAATGCGCAGCCGAGCGTGAGCCCGGCGGCGCCAGCGTTCAAAGGCTGTAGTAGTAACCGCGGCTGCGCAGGGCGACGATGCGGGGGCGGCCATCAGGGTGAGGGCCGATTTTCTTGCGCAGGTTGCTGACGTGCATGTCGAGGCTGCGGTCGTACAGGGTCAGCTTGCGACCCAGGGCGATCTGCGCCAGTTCCTGCTTGTCCAGCGGTTCGCCGGGCTGCTTGAGCAAGGCTTCGAGCAAACGGCTTTCAGAGACGGTCAGGCTGAATTCCCGCTCATCAATGCTGACCACGCCGCGCACCGGGCTGAAACACAAGTCGCCCAGTTCGAGCTGGCTGGACACGGCCGCCGGGTGGCTGCGGCGCAACACGGCGCGCAGGCGGGCGGTCAGTTCCCGTGGGTCGCAGGGTTTGGCCAGGTAATCGTCAGCGCCCAGTTCCAGGCCGAGGATGCGGTCCAGCGGTTCGCCCCGCGCCGAGAGCATCAGCACCGGCAGGTCCGGGTGGTCGCTGCGCAATTGCTTGAGCAGTTCCAGGCCGCTGCCATCGGGCAGCATCACGTCCAGCACCACGGCGGCGGGGGCCGTTTCGGCCAGGGCCCGGCGGGCGCTCTGGCCGTCGTGACAGGCGCGAACCTGAAAACCTTCCTGGCTCAGCCAACTGACCAGCAGCTCACACAGCTCCTGATCGTCATCAATTAGTAACAGCTCGCTCATGACTCACTCAATTTAGCCATTGTCGACGTTTTCGACTTGCACCACTGGCGAAGATACCGCAGAGCAGGGCCAGTAGCGCAACTCCCGCACCGATCACGAACCACTGTTGCTGGTCGGTGAGAAAGCGTTGCAGCGGGCTGCTCGCCTGGGCTTCCTTGAGTTGCAGCTTCAGGCGCTGGTTCTCCTGGCGCAACCGGGCCAGCTGGGCGCTCTCACGTTCGGCATCGGCATTTTGCAGTTGTTTGCTCAACTCTTCCCGTTGTGCCTCGCTTGCCTTCAAGCGCTGCTGCAAATCGGTGATCTGGGCGCCGGCGCTCAGGGACAGCGGTGTCGAATGGCTGCCCTCGGTGGTTTCTTCACCATGGGCGGGCGCCACAATCGACAACGTGACCAACAACACACACAACGGACCTTTGCGCATGGCAACTCCTGAAATTCCAATCGAGTATTGGGCAGGTTGTCGGCAGGCAAACGAGAATAATGAGCGATTGAGAGCGCGATGAATCGGGAAGGTTCACCGCGCGGCGGGACTTTAAGGCAGGACTTGCTTGAACGGCTTGACCGAAACGTTGGCGTAGACACCGGCGGCGATGTACGGATCGGCATCGGCCCAGGCCTGGGCTGCGCTCAGGGAATCGAACTCGGCGACGATCAGGCTGCCGGTGAAACCCGCCGCGCCCGGATCATTGCTGTCGACCGCAGGGTGCGGGCCGGCCAGTACGATACGGCCCTCGCCCTTGAGCACTTGCAGGCGCTCAAGGTGTGCAGGGCGTGCGGCCAGGCGGGCTTCCAGGGAGTTGGCGACGTCTGTGGCAATGATTGCGTAAAGCATGTCAGTCCTCGGTTTTTGGCGTGGTGGTGTCGGCATCGTGCAGGTGGCGCGACAGATAGATGCCCTGGGCGACCAGGAACAGCACCGTCATGCCCAGGCTGCCGAAGACCTTGAAGTCGACCCAGTAGTCCTGGAAGGTGAATGCGACGAACAGGTTGGCAGCGCCGCAGAACAGGAAGAACGCGATCCAGGCGATGTTCAGGCGTGTCCAGACCAGGTCCGGCAGGGTCAGCGCGTGGCCCATGATGCGCTTGATCAGCAACTGGTCACCGATGAAGTGGCTGCCGATGAAGGCCAGGGCGAACAGCCAGTTGACCACCGGGGCTTTCCATTTCAGGAAGGTTTCGCTGTGGAAGGCCAGGGTCAGGCTGCCGAAGACCAGGCAGGCGATGAGGGTCAGCCACTGGCTCTTCTCCAGCTTGCGCTGCTTGATGAACAGCGTGCCGTAGACCACCAGGGAGCTGATGATCAGCATCGCGGTAGCGCTGTAGATACCGCCTACAGTGACCTGATGACCGGCGATGTCGACGACGCGAGGGTCAATTTTGAAAACGATGAAAAACAGCAGAAGCGGGATGAAGTCGATGAATTGTTTCACAGTGGCAGCCAGAAGCAGGATGTGGCGGCATAATAACAAACATATGGGCGCGCGATAGCGCCAGCTGATTTGAGGTCATACATCCCCGTGAATGTCGATTTGCATTGCCACAGCACCGCCTCCGATGGCGCGCTCGCGCCTGCTGCCCTGGTGGCGCGTGCGTACGAGAAAGGCGTGCGAGTGCTGGCCCTGACCGACCACGACACCGTCGAGGGGCTGGCGGAGGCGCGCAGTGCGGCGACGGCGCTGGGGATGCAACTGGTCAATGGCGTCGAGCTGTCCTGCACCTGGGGCGGCGCGACCATTCACATATTGGGTTACGCTTTTGACGTGGAGGCGCCGCCTTTGGTCGAGGCCATCGCCCGATTGCACGATGGCCGCTGGCTGCGGTCTGAAGAAATAAGCCGCAAACTGGCGCTCAAGGGCTTCCCGGGAGCACTGGAAGGCGCCCGTGCCATCCAGCAGGAGCTGGGCGACAGCGGCAACGCACCGGCCCGTCCGCATTTCGCCGACTGGATGGTGCGCGAAGGTTTCGTCAAGGACCGCGCCGAGGCGTTCCGCAAATGGCTGGGCGCCGGCAAGCTGGGGGACGTCAAGCAACACTGGCCGACCCTGGAGGAAACCGTCGAAACCCTGCGCGCGTCGAATGCCTGGGTCAGCCTGGCGCATCCCTGGCACTACGATTTCACGCGCAGCAAGCGTCGCCGGCTGATTTCTGACTATATTCAAGCGGGAGGCCAGGCACTCGAAGTGGTCAATGGCCATCAGCCCGCCGAGCAAGTGGGCAGTCTTGCCATCCTGGCTCGCGAGTTTGGCCTGCTGGTCAGCGCCGGCAGTGATTTTCATGGCCCTGGAGGCTGGTCCGAGATCGGCGAATATCGCCCGCTCCCGGAGGATCTGCCGCCACTGTGGTGTCGGTTCAAACATGACCCAATTATTGCCGTCGTCTGAACAGGTAGAGAATGTGAGTCAATTTTTCCAGATTCATCCGGAAAACCCGCAGGCGCGTCTGATCAAACAGGCTGTCGAGATCATCCGCAAGGGCGGGGTGGTGATTTATCCCACTGACTCGTCCTACGCCATTGGTTGCCAGATCGGCGACAAGGTTGCCGTGGAACGCGTGCGCCGCCTGCGCGGACTGGACGACAAGCACAACTTCGCGCTGATTTGCAGCGACCTGTCGCAACTGGGGCTGTTCGCCAAGATCGACACCGGCACCTTCCGTATTCTCAAGGCGCACCTGCCGGGGCCGTACACCTTCATTCTCAATGCCACCCGTGAAGTACCGCGGCTGTTGCTGCACCCGAAAAAACGCACCATCGGCCTGCGTGTGCCCAGCCATCCGATTGCCCTGGCGCTGCTTGCCGAGCTGGGTGAGCCGCTGATGAGCGTGACGCTGATCATGCCGGGCGACTCCGACCCGCTGAGCGACCCCTACGAGATGCGCCAGTTGCTGGAGCATCAGGTGGAGCTGATCATCGACGGCGGTTTCGGCGGGATCAAGGCGTCCACCGTGATCAACCTCGCCGACGGCGAGCCGGAAGTGATCCGCGTCGGTTGCGGCGACCCTTCACCGTTCATGGCCGAGGCCTAGATGTCGGCCGTGGAACCCGTTGTCGACAGTCAGGCCGACGCCCAGCAGGAACTGCCCTTCGCCATGGTCTATGGCCAGGCGGTGCTGGAAATGCCCCTGGACCTGTACATCCCGCCGGATGCGCTGGAAGTATTCCTGGAAGCCTTCGAAGGCCCGCTCGACCTGCTGCTGTACCTGATCCGCAAGCAGAACATCAACATCCTCGACATCCCGGTGGCGGAAATCACCCGCCAGTACATGGGCTACGTCGAGCTGATGCAGTCGGTGCGCCTGGAACTGGCCGCCGAGTACCTGGTGATGGCCGCGATGCTGGCCGAGATCAAGTCGCGGATGCTGCTGCCGCGGGCGGAAACCGTCGAAGACGAAGAAGACGACCCGCGTGCCGAGCTGATCCGCCGCCTGCAGGAATACGAGCGCTTCAAGAATGCCGCCGAAGGCATCGACGGCCTCAGCCGCGTCGGTCGCGACCTGGTAGTGCCCAAGCTGGATGCCCCGGAGGCGCGGGCGCGTAAATTGCTGCCGGATGTCAGCCTCGAAGAGCTGTTGATGTCCATGGCCGAGGTGCTGCGCCGCGGCGACATGTTCGAAAGCCACCAGGTCAGCCGCGAGGCGCTGTCCACCCGCGAACGCATGAGCGATGTGCTGGAACGCCTCAAGGGTGGCGGGTTTGTGCCGTTCATCGAGCTGTTCACCGCCGAGGAAGGCCGCCTGGGTGTGGTGGTGACCTTCATGGCGATCCTCGAGCTCGTCAAGGAATCCTTGGTCGAGCTGGTGCAGAATGAGCCGTTCGCCGCGATCCACGTGCGAGCCCGAGCCGAATAACGAGTCCAATCATGAACCTGACTGAACCCCGCGAGCTGGCGTCACTGCTTGAAGCCTTTCTGTTGGCCTCGGGAAAACCGCAATCGCTTGAACGCCTGTTCGAACTGTTCGAAGAAGGCGAGCGCCCGGAGCCGCCGGTCTTCAAGAAAGCCCTGACCCTGCTGGCCAAATCCTGCGAGGGGCGCGCCTTCGAATTGAAGGAAGTGGCTTCCGGCTACCGTTTGCAGATTCGCGAGAAGTTTTCGCCGTGGGTAGGGCGCTTGTGGGAAGAGCGCCCGCAGCGTTATTCCCGGGCCTTGCTGGAAACCATGGCGCTGATCGCCTATCGCCAGCCCATTACCCGCGGCGAAATCGAAGACGTGCGCGGTGTGGCGGTCAACAGCAACATCGTCAAGACATTGATGGAACGCGAGTGGATTCGCATCGTCGGCTACCGTGACGTGCCGGGCAAACCGGCGATGTTCGCCACGACCAAGGCGTTTCTCGATCACTTCAACCTGAAGAACCTCGACGACCTGCCACCGCTCGCCGAGCTGCGCGAACTGGAACCGGACCCGGTGCTGGACTTCGACGACGCGCCGGTGCCCGCCGGGTTGCAGGAACTGGCCGACGCCAGCGCGGAACCGGAAGAACCCAAGGAAGAAACCAGTTTCCACACGCTGCTGCTGGAGCTGGACAGCATGGAAGAGGGGCTCAAGACCGACTTCGACGATCTGTTGCGTGATGGTGAGCCTGGGGAGATGCCGGAGGTTGAGGCCGAAGCCGAAGTTGAGGTCGAAGCTGAGCCCGAACCCGAGCAGGAAGACGATGTGCTCGGCGTGGCCGAGGCCCGGGAAAAACTCCTGGCCGCCGTCGCCGC
This DNA window, taken from Pseudomonas sp. MYb118, encodes the following:
- a CDS encoding ScpA family protein, encoding MEVFLEAFEGPLDLLLYLIRKQNINILDIPVAEITRQYMGYVELMQSVRLELAAEYLVMAAMLAEIKSRMLLPRAETVEDEEDDPRAELIRRLQEYERFKNAAEGIDGLSRVGRDLVVPKLDAPEARARKLLPDVSLEELLMSMAEVLRRGDMFESHQVSREALSTRERMSDVLERLKGGGFVPFIELFTAEEGRLGVVVTFMAILELVKESLVELVQNEPFAAIHVRARAE
- the scpB gene encoding SMC-Scp complex subunit ScpB, with protein sequence MNLTEPRELASLLEAFLLASGKPQSLERLFELFEEGERPEPPVFKKALTLLAKSCEGRAFELKEVASGYRLQIREKFSPWVGRLWEERPQRYSRALLETMALIAYRQPITRGEIEDVRGVAVNSNIVKTLMEREWIRIVGYRDVPGKPAMFATTKAFLDHFNLKNLDDLPPLAELRELEPDPVLDFDDAPVPAGLQELADASAEPEEPKEETSFHTLLLELDSMEEGLKTDFDDLLRDGEPGEMPEVEAEAEVEVEAEPEPEQEDDVLGVAEAREKLLAAVAALEQTPPEPEPEPELSEEEAEARALAEAIEAERREFED